One window of bacterium genomic DNA carries:
- a CDS encoding ATP-dependent 6-phosphofructokinase, producing the protein MRVGILTGGGDCPGLNAVIRAAVRRGVTVHDYEFLGIRKGWLGLVHGDTVPLGLAEVEEILPLGGTILGSSRTNPFGKNAQEEVPACERNFGELGLGALLAVGGDDTLGVARQFSDRGLPMVGAPKTIDNDLSGTDFTFGFWTAIERVMCALDDLRTTAKSHERIFIVEAMGRHAGWIAGYGGAAGGADYILTPEGSFSLDEVLWSLRRRWEAGYRYAVVVVAEGAEWQGREVYQKDLPKDEFGHVYLGGIGFELSKAVGQALAPEFGRKAGDLTRHVVLSHLQRGGTPCAYDRILGTRFGAAAVDLIAAKKFGYMVALAGNAIVPVEITDAVSVTKKLDQDFLDLARNFYY; encoded by the coding sequence ATGCGCGTCGGCATCCTCACCGGCGGGGGCGACTGCCCCGGCCTGAACGCCGTCATCCGGGCCGCCGTGCGCCGCGGCGTGACCGTTCACGACTACGAGTTCCTGGGGATACGAAAAGGGTGGCTGGGGCTGGTCCACGGCGACACGGTCCCCCTGGGCCTCGCCGAGGTGGAGGAGATTCTGCCCCTCGGCGGGACGATTCTGGGCTCCAGCCGCACCAATCCCTTCGGCAAGAATGCCCAGGAGGAGGTCCCGGCCTGCGAGCGGAATTTTGGCGAGCTGGGGCTGGGCGCCCTTCTGGCGGTGGGAGGCGACGACACCCTGGGAGTTGCGCGCCAGTTCTCCGACCGCGGGCTGCCCATGGTCGGCGCGCCGAAGACCATTGACAACGACCTCTCCGGCACCGACTTCACCTTCGGCTTCTGGACCGCCATCGAGCGGGTGATGTGCGCCCTGGACGACCTGCGGACCACGGCCAAGAGCCACGAGCGGATTTTCATCGTCGAGGCCATGGGCCGGCACGCGGGGTGGATCGCCGGCTATGGCGGAGCCGCCGGCGGGGCGGACTACATCCTCACCCCCGAGGGGTCCTTCAGCCTGGACGAGGTCCTGTGGAGCCTCCGGCGCCGGTGGGAGGCGGGGTACCGCTACGCCGTGGTGGTGGTGGCCGAGGGGGCCGAGTGGCAGGGGCGCGAGGTGTACCAGAAGGACCTGCCCAAGGACGAGTTCGGCCACGTTTACCTGGGCGGAATCGGGTTCGAGCTCTCCAAGGCGGTGGGGCAGGCGCTGGCGCCCGAGTTCGGCCGCAAGGCGGGGGACCTGACCCGCCACGTGGTCCTCTCGCACCTCCAGCGCGGCGGCACCCCCTGCGCCTACGACCGCATCCTGGGCACCCGCTTCGGCGCGGCCGCGGTGGACCTGATCGCCGCCAAGAAATTCGGCTACATGGTCGCCCTGGCCGGCAACGCCATCGTCCCGGTGGAGATAACCGACGCGGTGAGCGTGACGAAGAAGCTGGACCAGGATTTTCTGGACCTGGCGCGCAACTTCTACTACTAA